The sequence GGACCTGCAATGAATGATGATCCATAGAAATTAATGCTGGAGTCCTCATCCATTTCCTCGCCGATCCGATTGGAAGCAATGACAGGTATCAGGTTGGCGGCCGCATGGCCCAGCATGCAGGTCTGCCAGTGATCCTTGGAATCAATGGAACCGTCCTGCGGCTCTGAACCGATAGCTGTAGGATAGAATAGGATTTCTGCGCCCATCAGGCTCATGACCCTAGCCGCCTCTGGATACCATTGATCCCAGCAGACGCCGACACCAATCTTCGCATAGCGGGTATTCCACACCTTAAATCCAGTATCTCCCGGATTGAAATAGAACTTCTCTTCATAACCTGGGCCATCAGGAATGTGGCTCTTGCGGTATTTGCCGAGCACTGTTCCGTCCGCATCGATTACAGCCAGCGAGTTATAACGGGCATAATTCTTCTTCTCATAAAAACTGATGGGCAGCACCACCTGCAGCTCTTTGGCTATTGCTTTGAAATGGTTGACCGCTTTGTTCTGCTCAAGCTCCGTCGCATAGG comes from Paenibacillus sp. 19GGS1-52 and encodes:
- the aguB gene encoding N-carbamoylputrescine amidase, with protein sequence MRKVKVAATQMSCSSNIDENISKAEILVREAAAQGAQIILLQELFETPYFCQKEKADYYAYATELEQNKAVNHFKAIAKELQVVLPISFYEKKNYARYNSLAVIDADGTVLGKYRKSHIPDGPGYEEKFYFNPGDTGFKVWNTRYAKIGVGVCWDQWYPEAARVMSLMGAEILFYPTAIGSEPQDGSIDSKDHWQTCMLGHAAANLIPVIASNRIGEEMDEDSSINFYGSSFIAGPQGNKIVEAGRDEQTVLVSEFDLDALEVGRLEWGIFRDRRPELYRLISSYDGDLTF